A stretch of Mya arenaria isolate MELC-2E11 chromosome 14, ASM2691426v1 DNA encodes these proteins:
- the LOC128216379 gene encoding protein GVQW3-like — MASSDRIEAQAVIKFCSELGKTPTQTYKMIQTTSVKNTGVSRSLVFEWHRRFCDGRESLKDDVGRGRKRKYGVTLVTSIDDALAKDRGLKVRTLSEMFGVGYGTIHRILTEDLQMSKVTFLRRYKREGDGFLSRIITTDETWLWFYDPETKSQSAVWKRSGSPSLKKARVSKSCGKYMFIMFADMHGMIHSHAVPSHMTINADY, encoded by the exons ATGGCGTCATCAGATCGCATTGAAGCTCAGGCAGTTATTAAGTTTTGTAGTGAATTAGGGAAAACGCCGACACAAACCTACAAGATGATACAGACGACAAGTGTAAAGAACACTGGTGTCAGTCGCAGTCTGGTTTTTGAATGGCATCGGCGTTTCTGCGACGGCAGAGAGAGCCTTAAAGATGATGTGGGTAGAGGAAGAAAAAGGAAATACGGTGTGACGTTGGTGACGTCAATCGATGACGCATTAGCAAAGGACCGAGGGTTAAAGGTCAGGACGTTGTCAGAGATGTTCGGTGTTGGCTATGGAACAATTCATAGAATACTTACTGAGGATCTACAAATGTCGAAGGT AACTTTCCTTCGAAGGTATAAGCGGGAGGGAGACGGTTTTCTTAGTAGGATTATAACAACAGACGAGACGTGGCTTTGGTTTTATGACCCCGAGACAAAATCGCAGTCGGCCGTGTGGAAACGAAGCGGATCCCCATCTCTCAAGAAGGCCCGGGTGTCAAAGAGCTGCGGAAAGTACATGTTCATCATGTTTGCTGACATGCACGGGATGATTCATAGCCACGCCGTCCCAAGCCATATGACCATAAATGCAGATTACTAA